A single genomic interval of Candidatus Zixiibacteriota bacterium harbors:
- a CDS encoding dicarboxylate/amino acid:cation symporter produces the protein MDKKTGNIVLIGMIVGAVLGVIGGYFVGEWFLAISFLGTMFLNALKMVVVPLIVASMIVGVASLGDVGKLGRTAGKTILYYVITTGVSVFIGLVLVNLFRPGVGVEAFGAFVPDLVADSQEKTLIDVLVGLIPPNIFAAAAQTKVLPLIVFSLLFGGVLVSIGEKGKVVIRFFEGLNTAIMKMVTLIIYFAPIGVMALIGGIVASNRETLDQLASGLGWYVLTVIVGLAIHAVVVLPALLWFFGRRRPFAYFLNMGQALTTAFTTASSSATLPITMESVEEKNKVDGRAASFVLPLGATINMDGTALYEAVAAMFIAQIYGIDLSVGQQMVIFLTATLASVGAAGIPHAGTVTMVFVLAAVGLPLEGIGLIWAIDWFLDRCRTTVNVWGDSVGAAVIAETREIKETG, from the coding sequence ATGGACAAGAAAACCGGTAATATCGTATTGATCGGCATGATCGTAGGGGCGGTTCTGGGAGTAATCGGCGGCTATTTTGTGGGGGAGTGGTTTCTTGCGATCAGTTTTCTGGGAACGATGTTTCTCAACGCCTTGAAAATGGTCGTCGTGCCCCTGATTGTGGCTTCGATGATCGTCGGTGTTGCATCGCTGGGTGATGTCGGCAAACTGGGCCGGACAGCCGGTAAGACCATTCTCTATTATGTCATCACGACCGGCGTGTCGGTCTTTATCGGGCTTGTGCTCGTCAACCTGTTCCGACCCGGCGTGGGGGTGGAGGCATTCGGCGCCTTCGTGCCCGATTTGGTTGCCGACAGCCAGGAGAAGACGCTGATTGATGTACTGGTCGGCCTGATCCCGCCTAATATCTTCGCGGCGGCGGCGCAAACGAAAGTACTGCCGTTGATTGTCTTCTCGCTACTGTTTGGCGGTGTGTTGGTCAGTATCGGTGAGAAGGGCAAGGTGGTAATCAGGTTTTTCGAAGGTCTCAACACCGCAATCATGAAAATGGTCACCCTGATAATCTACTTCGCACCCATCGGCGTCATGGCCTTGATCGGCGGTATCGTGGCTTCCAACCGTGAGACACTCGACCAACTGGCCTCAGGTCTGGGCTGGTATGTCCTGACCGTGATCGTCGGATTGGCCATCCACGCTGTTGTTGTCCTGCCCGCTCTATTGTGGTTTTTTGGTCGACGCAGACCGTTCGCATACTTTCTTAACATGGGTCAGGCCTTGACCACTGCCTTCACCACTGCCTCGTCGTCGGCCACCTTACCGATCACGATGGAATCGGTCGAGGAGAAAAACAAAGTCGACGGCCGTGCGGCTTCGTTCGTGTTACCGCTCGGCGCCACCATCAATATGGACGGCACCGCACTCTACGAAGCGGTGGCCGCTATGTTCATTGCGCAGATATACGGTATCGATCTTTCTGTCGGTCAACAGATGGTGATTTTCCTGACCGCTACGCTTGCCTCGGTCGGTGCGGCCGGAATCCCCCACGCCGGGACGGTTACAATGGTGTTCGTGCTGGCAGCGGTGGGGCTGCCGCTTGAGGGGATCGGTTTGATTTGGGCGATTGACTGGTTCCTAGACCGTTGTCGCACCACGGTGAATGTCTGGGGCGACTCGGTCGGTGCGGCGGTGATTGCCGAAACTCGGGAGATCAAGGAGACTGGTTAG
- a CDS encoding DUF4412 domain-containing protein produces the protein MYLSNAFKLIRNVGIVVLFVWVADATADVRIRQLFQTDAVEIMGQVMPATHDTNTIWLSENNARLDAGDTAAMILLGDVGKLVQLDHTNKQYSEIVLGEIAESTDPQMKQMLSMLTMTVVVSPTGDKQKIGEWNCHKYIIEKKMGMMQSSTEVWATGDIEINTEVYHKILNSLMAYMPDYENAIKQFGKIKGLTVKETTTTEVMGQTMRSSSELVDVEKEDAPKDAFTIPEGYTQVAMPMPGGH, from the coding sequence ATGTATCTCAGCAACGCCTTCAAACTGATCAGAAACGTGGGAATAGTTGTACTCTTTGTCTGGGTGGCCGATGCCACCGCCGATGTACGCATCAGACAGTTGTTCCAAACCGACGCTGTTGAGATAATGGGACAGGTCATGCCTGCCACACACGATACCAATACCATCTGGCTGTCCGAGAACAATGCGCGCCTTGATGCCGGCGACACTGCCGCCATGATCCTGCTGGGTGACGTGGGCAAGTTGGTGCAACTGGACCATACCAACAAACAGTACTCCGAGATCGTGCTGGGTGAAATCGCCGAGTCGACAGACCCTCAGATGAAGCAAATGTTGAGCATGCTGACCATGACAGTTGTAGTATCACCCACTGGAGACAAACAGAAGATCGGCGAATGGAATTGTCACAAGTACATCATTGAAAAGAAAATGGGCATGATGCAGTCGAGCACCGAGGTGTGGGCTACCGGGGATATCGAAATCAACACCGAGGTTTATCACAAGATTCTCAATAGTCTGATGGCCTATATGCCCGACTACGAAAACGCCATCAAGCAGTTCGGCAAGATCAAGGGGTTGACCGTCAAAGAAACAACCACAACCGAAGTAATGGGTCAAACGATGCGTTCATCATCGGAGTTAGTCGACGTCGAGAAAGAGGATGCACCCAAAGACGCCTTCACTATTCCGGAGGGATACACGCAAGTGGCCATGCCGATGCCGGGGGGACATTAG
- a CDS encoding M4 family metallopeptidase, whose amino-acid sequence MKRLATALSLTLAMVGSALAANSEESAFGPNLLQNHPDVTTYRATDEGVTRYVEGDLMRAVPRGQEEAATISFFEANKGAWRMMQPSQELQISRTQQDQLGMTHLLFDQYHQGVRVVGAQLRSHFSSDGELRTVNGYYVADLDVDVAPVLTSEAAVQRALEHLATIFGTARPDDPELVVFRWEGFDYLCWRTFLWSDSPMGRWEYLVDAHSGEIVFNANRIMDANDVGTGIGVMGQWRYHIDTDWNGSQYQMRDYTRQTANNPHGHDGQMPSGSYIQTNIAGGSLPGSIATDADNTWDLSSQAPAVDGHVYSMLMYDYMLGHFGRNSFDGSGSTMLTSVNYSAEGDNNAYWNGSQIVVWSWSTGWRSLAGCPDVIAHEWGHAVTDYGSNLVYQLESGALNESFSDMLGAAFEFAHDSMDTPDWLMGENGTTSGSGFRDMENPHNNGDPDFYGTSDPYWVDVDGCSPSPFNDYCGVHTNSGVGNKWFSLLSDGGTHHSVTITGIGHQNAILIAWRANEFYWGVNTDYHEAALGTISAANDLDPTGAWTVQVANAWNAVGVSTPGPSLVFSYPLGVPEILTPGAETTFEVVVSGQLGGVPVAGSGRLFYRINGSGWLDDPMTSLADNHYEATLPAIDCGSVLEFYVRAREAASAYFYDPDPSAPYRADPATNVITVFADDFETNQGWTVSGDAGDGQWNRGDPVGGGDRGDPPDDFDGSGQCYLTDNVDGNSDVDDGTTILTSPTIDLSVGDAKIHYARWYSNNNGADPNNDEMYVRVSDDDGANWVLVETVGPVNEAGGSWYENSFVVSNFVTPTSQVKVRFEVSDLNAGSVIEAAIDDVTVIVYECEQNRPQIVEEDIPDWTEGRPYSEQLQVSGGAAPYVWSDKDGDLVGTGLSLSAGGLVSGTPLSSGGHFFTAMVLDDSGYTDEQLLTFTINPPVQVTTTSLPDQTAGASYSQTLTGTGGTGTLLWSDKFDDLIGTGLSLSTGGVVSGTPTAGAVSFTAVATDQVGANGEQVLSMTINPELVISTGTLPDGVQGAEYSLQIASTGGTGNQTWSDKNNDLTGSGLTLTPTGLLMGIPFVAGEVSFTARVTDEGGGDAEKFFSFDIAAAVGIVTAGLPDWTVNAAYSQQLDAAGGSSPYTWVDRDGDLVGTGLTLSTDGLLSGTPTSVGGITFWALVTDDVAGTDERQFSITINPELQFTTIVLPDWTQGIAFSEQIFTSGGTGAKTFSDQASELTGTGLTLSSTGQVSGVPLAVGPISFTALVTDEGGGSATQPFAFTINVPIAVTTTSLPDGAVDASYTEQLESSGGTGAAHWTDKNGDLVGTGLTLSESGLLSGTVALEQIITFTAQVTDDVGSVDESVLAFEIFLSFVCADIDNDGEGPNISDLVYLVDFMFNGGPPPDIMAAADFDADDQITIADLVALVDFMFNGGAPVTCD is encoded by the coding sequence ATGAAACGTCTTGCGACAGCACTCTCATTGACACTGGCTATGGTGGGTTCCGCCTTGGCTGCGAATTCCGAAGAATCTGCGTTTGGTCCCAATCTGCTTCAGAACCATCCTGATGTGACAACATATCGCGCTACCGACGAAGGTGTCACCCGCTATGTCGAAGGAGACCTCATGCGGGCGGTACCGCGCGGGCAAGAAGAGGCGGCGACCATTTCGTTTTTTGAGGCCAACAAAGGCGCCTGGCGCATGATGCAACCAAGCCAGGAGTTGCAAATCAGCCGGACCCAGCAGGATCAACTGGGCATGACGCACCTGCTTTTCGATCAATATCACCAGGGTGTCAGAGTGGTTGGTGCACAGTTGCGATCGCACTTCTCAAGCGACGGAGAGTTGCGAACGGTCAATGGTTACTATGTGGCTGACCTCGACGTGGACGTAGCTCCGGTTTTGACCTCCGAGGCAGCCGTCCAGCGGGCGCTCGAACACCTTGCGACCATTTTCGGAACAGCTCGACCGGATGATCCTGAGTTGGTGGTGTTCCGTTGGGAGGGCTTCGACTATCTTTGCTGGCGGACCTTTCTGTGGTCGGACAGTCCGATGGGTCGCTGGGAGTATCTTGTCGACGCCCACTCCGGTGAGATCGTTTTCAATGCCAACCGAATCATGGATGCCAACGACGTCGGAACGGGTATCGGGGTCATGGGTCAGTGGCGTTACCACATTGATACCGATTGGAACGGTTCTCAATATCAGATGCGCGACTACACCCGACAAACCGCCAATAACCCGCACGGCCACGATGGACAAATGCCCTCAGGCAGTTACATTCAGACCAACATCGCCGGCGGTTCGCTGCCGGGCTCAATTGCCACCGACGCCGACAACACCTGGGACCTATCCTCGCAAGCGCCGGCCGTGGATGGACATGTCTATTCGATGTTGATGTATGATTATATGCTGGGTCATTTCGGTCGTAACAGTTTTGACGGCAGTGGTTCCACCATGCTCACCAGTGTCAACTACTCGGCCGAAGGTGATAACAATGCCTACTGGAACGGCAGCCAGATCGTTGTCTGGAGTTGGTCGACCGGTTGGCGTTCGCTGGCCGGTTGCCCCGATGTCATTGCACACGAGTGGGGCCATGCCGTGACCGACTACGGTTCCAATTTAGTCTATCAACTTGAGTCCGGGGCGCTTAACGAGTCGTTTTCCGACATGCTGGGCGCCGCCTTTGAGTTTGCGCATGATTCTATGGATACGCCCGACTGGCTGATGGGGGAGAACGGCACTACCAGCGGCAGCGGTTTTCGCGATATGGAGAACCCGCACAACAACGGCGATCCGGATTTCTACGGCACCTCCGATCCCTATTGGGTCGATGTCGACGGTTGTTCTCCATCCCCCTTCAACGATTACTGCGGTGTCCACACCAACAGTGGCGTCGGTAACAAGTGGTTCTCCCTGTTGTCCGACGGTGGCACGCACCATAGTGTTACGATCACCGGCATCGGTCATCAGAATGCCATTCTGATTGCCTGGCGGGCCAACGAGTTTTATTGGGGAGTGAATACAGATTATCACGAGGCAGCCCTGGGTACTATCTCGGCGGCCAACGACCTTGACCCCACCGGCGCATGGACAGTGCAAGTGGCCAACGCCTGGAATGCCGTCGGTGTATCGACGCCCGGTCCGTCGCTGGTTTTCTCCTACCCCCTGGGTGTTCCGGAGATACTCACGCCCGGCGCCGAGACGACTTTTGAAGTGGTGGTCAGTGGCCAATTGGGCGGCGTCCCGGTGGCAGGTAGCGGCAGACTCTTTTATCGTATCAATGGCAGCGGTTGGCTGGATGATCCGATGACTTCGCTGGCCGACAATCATTACGAAGCGACCCTTCCGGCCATTGACTGCGGCAGCGTCCTCGAATTCTATGTCCGTGCTCGGGAAGCAGCCTCGGCCTACTTTTACGATCCCGACCCTTCCGCACCCTACCGCGCCGACCCGGCCACCAATGTTATCACTGTGTTCGCCGACGATTTTGAAACCAACCAGGGCTGGACCGTAAGCGGCGACGCCGGAGACGGCCAATGGAACCGCGGCGATCCGGTGGGCGGCGGCGATCGCGGCGATCCTCCCGATGACTTCGATGGCTCCGGACAATGCTACCTGACCGACAATGTCGACGGCAACTCCGATGTCGACGACGGTACTACGATTTTGACCTCACCGACTATCGATCTGTCGGTGGGTGATGCCAAGATTCACTACGCTCGCTGGTATTCCAACAACAACGGCGCTGATCCCAACAACGATGAGATGTATGTCCGGGTCTCCGACGATGACGGCGCTAACTGGGTATTGGTGGAGACGGTGGGACCGGTCAACGAAGCAGGCGGCAGTTGGTACGAAAACAGCTTTGTCGTCTCCAACTTCGTCACACCGACCAGTCAGGTCAAAGTGCGCTTCGAAGTTAGCGATCTCAACGCCGGCTCGGTGATTGAGGCGGCCATTGATGACGTAACGGTCATAGTATACGAATGTGAGCAGAACCGCCCGCAAATTGTCGAGGAGGATATCCCCGACTGGACCGAGGGCAGACCGTACTCGGAGCAACTACAGGTGTCGGGCGGGGCAGCGCCTTATGTCTGGAGCGATAAAGACGGCGATCTGGTCGGAACCGGTCTCAGTCTGTCCGCCGGCGGATTGGTTTCTGGCACGCCACTTTCCAGCGGCGGTCACTTCTTCACGGCCATGGTGCTGGACGACAGTGGCTACACCGATGAACAGTTGTTGACCTTCACTATCAATCCACCGGTGCAGGTCACGACCACCAGTCTGCCGGATCAGACAGCGGGCGCATCGTACTCGCAAACGCTCACGGGTACAGGCGGCACCGGCACTCTACTCTGGAGTGACAAATTCGATGATCTAATCGGCACCGGCCTCTCGCTCTCGACCGGTGGTGTGGTTTCCGGTACGCCGACGGCCGGCGCTGTTTCGTTCACGGCCGTGGCCACCGATCAGGTGGGTGCCAACGGTGAACAGGTGCTGAGCATGACCATAAACCCGGAGCTTGTGATCTCCACCGGTACTTTGCCCGATGGGGTGCAGGGGGCCGAGTACTCACTCCAGATAGCCTCCACCGGCGGCACCGGCAACCAGACCTGGAGCGACAAGAACAATGATCTGACCGGGAGCGGCCTCACACTTACACCGACCGGTCTGCTTATGGGCATCCCCTTTGTGGCCGGTGAGGTCAGTTTCACGGCGCGAGTTACAGACGAAGGTGGCGGTGATGCGGAGAAGTTTTTCAGTTTCGATATCGCTGCCGCTGTCGGCATCGTTACCGCCGGTCTACCCGACTGGACTGTTAACGCTGCTTATTCACAACAACTTGATGCTGCCGGTGGCAGCTCTCCCTATACCTGGGTCGATCGAGATGGCGACCTGGTGGGGACCGGGCTGACCTTGTCGACCGATGGTCTGTTGTCGGGTACGCCTACCAGCGTCGGGGGCATCACCTTTTGGGCACTGGTCACCGACGACGTCGCCGGTACCGACGAACGACAATTCAGCATCACCATCAACCCGGAACTGCAGTTTACAACCATAGTGCTGCCCGATTGGACACAGGGCATCGCATTTTCGGAGCAGATATTCACCAGTGGCGGAACCGGCGCCAAAACTTTCAGCGACCAGGCTTCAGAACTGACCGGGACCGGACTGACATTGTCATCGACCGGCCAGGTGTCAGGCGTGCCTTTGGCCGTCGGGCCGATCAGTTTCACGGCCCTGGTTACCGATGAGGGAGGCGGTAGCGCCACTCAGCCCTTCGCCTTCACAATCAATGTCCCGATCGCTGTGACCACGACTTCGTTACCCGACGGTGCCGTTGACGCTTCATACACCGAGCAACTTGAATCATCCGGTGGCACCGGCGCGGCTCACTGGACCGATAAGAACGGTGATCTAGTGGGCACCGGGTTGACTTTGTCAGAGAGCGGCTTGCTTAGCGGGACGGTTGCGTTGGAGCAGATTATCACGTTCACGGCGCAAGTCACCGACGATGTCGGCAGTGTCGATGAAAGTGTGCTGGCTTTTGAGATTTTCCTGTCGTTTGTTTGTGCCGACATCGACAACGACGGTGAAGGACCCAACATTTCCGACTTGGTATATCTCGTCGATTTCATGTTCAACGGCGGCCCGCCGCCGGACATTATGGCCGCCGCCGATTTCGATGCCGACGACCAGATCACAATTGCCGATCTGGTGGCGCTGGTCGACTTCATGTTCAACGGTGGTGCGCCCGTCACCTGCGATTAG
- a CDS encoding VCBS repeat-containing protein, which produces MVKHMFVVTAVGLVLCGGSAHALYPIFDAPVQYFGGAGMTEVVAVDLDGDGDRDLATADFTSNYFTVLLNDGDGAFAYRQHYYLGFLISGSTDICAADLDDDGDIDLAISRMYDPSTVAVLINHGDATFETPVHYDVDNGARGIFAADLDGDLDKDIVTTSFTFNTVSVLKNNGDGTFQTAVDFSAGPGEVDGAEDVVAGDLDGDLDLDLAVANSTTGDVYVLLNNGDASFSAPLAYAALGDPRDMRIADLDADGDRDLAMSIAASDEVSLLLNNGDGTFAAAVLYPVGDSPQALFVGDLNRDGYNDLMTANFHATDVSILWNNEDGTFSTADTYETGTMSPNAITAGDLDGDGNLDLVVGHYLVLTDGRLTVHLNLLPPSQPCGCCTVAPGDLDGDGTASISDLIYLVDYMFFSGPPPICQ; this is translated from the coding sequence ATGGTGAAGCACATGTTCGTAGTAACAGCGGTGGGATTGGTTCTATGCGGAGGGTCGGCCCACGCCTTGTACCCCATCTTCGACGCTCCGGTTCAGTACTTTGGGGGCGCAGGCATGACCGAAGTTGTCGCCGTTGACCTTGACGGAGACGGTGACAGAGACCTGGCAACAGCCGATTTCACATCGAATTATTTCACAGTCTTGTTGAACGACGGAGACGGCGCCTTCGCCTACAGGCAACACTACTATCTGGGTTTCTTGATATCAGGCTCCACGGATATTTGTGCGGCTGATCTCGATGATGATGGAGACATTGATCTGGCCATTTCGAGAATGTATGACCCGTCCACTGTGGCGGTCTTGATCAACCACGGTGATGCCACTTTTGAGACTCCGGTCCACTACGACGTGGATAACGGGGCGCGTGGGATCTTTGCGGCTGATCTCGACGGTGACCTCGACAAAGACATTGTGACGACCAGTTTCACTTTCAACACGGTGTCGGTCTTGAAGAACAACGGTGATGGGACTTTTCAGACGGCAGTAGATTTCTCGGCCGGACCCGGCGAGGTTGACGGCGCCGAGGATGTGGTTGCCGGTGACCTTGACGGCGACCTGGACCTGGACCTGGCCGTGGCCAACAGCACAACAGGCGACGTCTATGTCTTGCTCAACAACGGTGATGCGAGCTTCTCAGCGCCACTTGCCTATGCAGCCTTAGGTGATCCACGTGATATGAGGATAGCCGACCTGGATGCCGACGGTGATCGCGATTTGGCCATGTCGATCGCGGCTTCGGACGAAGTGTCCCTCTTGCTGAACAACGGCGACGGCACTTTCGCGGCGGCAGTCCTGTATCCGGTGGGGGATAGTCCTCAGGCTCTGTTTGTCGGCGATCTGAATCGCGATGGCTACAACGATCTGATGACGGCCAATTTCCATGCTACCGATGTGTCCATCCTGTGGAACAACGAAGATGGCACGTTTTCGACAGCCGATACTTACGAAACCGGCACCATGAGCCCCAATGCGATCACCGCCGGCGACCTGGACGGTGACGGCAACCTTGACTTGGTTGTGGGTCACTATCTGGTCTTGACAGATGGCCGGTTAACGGTACATCTGAACCTGCTGCCGCCATCGCAGCCGTGTGGTTGTTGTACGGTTGCGCCGGGCGATCTGGACGGCGACGGTACGGCCAGCATTTCGGATTTGATCTACTTGGTGGATTACATGTTCTTCAGCGGCCCACCACCCATCTGCCAGTAA
- a CDS encoding FG-GAP-like repeat-containing protein — MKVKHTLMLFTCILAAGVWATPPIDTSPFWQSGEFNVYGTGMIWEDCNNDGYIDAFFGNGNDIVLAQNSIYLSNYGTLPTSASWYSSNAEYSGHCAVGDIDDDGYVDFAVANYLGSGGFSTANYSNLYMNTDGLPNPSPDWYNADSIYTFSCAMGDPDGDGDLDLAFATGDAYTSVYTPERIYFNVDGSLETMPSWQTAIVDATMDVTWGDVDNDGDLDLAFAYDNIGVAVFFNNAGTMSTVPGWQSFQAQPANTLIFGDVDGNGWLDLVVAFNNQLGTGGYFRVYFNDGVGNLNVNPGWESATAGYGSGVSLYDYDNDGDNDLAAGRWFDPARIYENTGSTFTTTPVWRADPSTVVEEMAWVDVDGDGVEEIVDTFYTAGRKLLYTQRQPLYSLDSVVVDGVPLSPEDYCYDLVSGWVSMASALTSYAHVYYKYSFKNDLAISHWDTYNMVFGNTSRPLVDFYADTTIGWAPFTVQFTDSSIGATEWLYHFGDGDSSTLKDPLHTYYGGQAHDVRLRTMLPDGSHNHTSRKMIVTLADTIFISDGFMPPGGTMTVPVYLRNAHPMDELQLPIRYDGDVSLTYDSWDTTDCRTNYFDYVELVQYAPSSKKIAFQFKAGRNVGNPPLAPGYGPIINLHFSVGAGSGANVLDTVTLGGRELDLDAGYAIYQPRVQTGIWQSGLCGDIDGNGTVGDIADLVYLVDYMFSGGPPPPNVNAANVDGDNGINIADLVYLVDWMFNLGPGPLC, encoded by the coding sequence ATGAAGGTTAAGCATACTTTAATGTTGTTCACGTGCATTCTGGCGGCCGGCGTGTGGGCCACTCCCCCGATAGATACCAGCCCCTTCTGGCAGTCCGGCGAGTTCAACGTCTACGGAACCGGCATGATCTGGGAGGATTGCAACAACGATGGTTATATCGACGCATTTTTCGGCAACGGTAACGATATAGTGTTGGCCCAAAACTCGATCTACCTGTCGAACTACGGCACCCTTCCCACCAGCGCCAGTTGGTATTCGTCAAACGCCGAGTATTCCGGTCACTGTGCCGTCGGCGATATCGACGATGATGGATACGTCGACTTTGCCGTAGCCAACTATCTCGGCTCCGGTGGATTCTCCACGGCCAACTATTCCAACCTTTATATGAACACCGACGGCCTGCCGAACCCATCGCCTGACTGGTACAATGCCGATTCCATCTATACCTTTTCCTGCGCCATGGGCGACCCCGATGGTGACGGCGACCTGGACCTGGCTTTTGCAACCGGTGACGCTTACACCAGCGTGTATACGCCGGAACGAATCTACTTCAACGTGGACGGCTCGCTTGAAACCATGCCGAGCTGGCAGACGGCCATCGTGGATGCAACCATGGATGTCACCTGGGGGGATGTCGACAACGATGGTGACCTGGACCTGGCTTTCGCCTACGACAACATAGGAGTGGCCGTTTTTTTCAACAATGCCGGCACCATGTCGACCGTTCCCGGTTGGCAGTCTTTTCAGGCCCAACCGGCCAATACTTTGATCTTCGGCGACGTCGACGGCAATGGCTGGCTGGATTTGGTCGTGGCCTTCAACAATCAGCTTGGAACCGGGGGGTACTTCCGGGTTTATTTCAATGACGGCGTCGGTAACCTGAACGTCAATCCCGGCTGGGAGTCGGCCACAGCCGGTTATGGATCGGGCGTCTCGCTTTACGATTATGACAACGACGGTGACAACGATCTGGCCGCCGGACGATGGTTCGATCCGGCTCGGATATATGAAAACACAGGCTCGACATTTACCACCACGCCGGTGTGGCGGGCCGATCCATCGACCGTGGTCGAAGAAATGGCTTGGGTGGATGTCGACGGTGACGGCGTGGAAGAGATAGTCGACACCTTCTACACCGCCGGGCGGAAACTTCTGTACACCCAACGTCAGCCGCTGTACAGCCTTGATTCTGTGGTGGTCGATGGTGTGCCTTTATCGCCCGAGGACTACTGTTACGATCTGGTCTCCGGATGGGTCTCTATGGCCTCGGCCCTCACAAGCTATGCGCACGTCTACTACAAGTACTCTTTCAAAAACGATTTGGCTATCTCGCACTGGGACACCTACAACATGGTCTTCGGCAACACCAGCCGTCCGCTGGTAGACTTCTATGCCGACACGACCATCGGATGGGCGCCCTTCACCGTACAGTTCACCGACAGTTCGATAGGCGCCACCGAATGGCTCTACCATTTCGGGGACGGCGATAGTTCGACACTGAAAGACCCATTGCACACCTACTACGGTGGCCAAGCGCACGACGTCCGGCTGCGTACCATGTTGCCGGATGGTTCGCACAATCATACCAGCCGCAAGATGATCGTGACCCTGGCCGACACCATTTTCATCTCCGATGGATTCATGCCGCCGGGCGGAACCATGACCGTGCCGGTCTACCTGCGCAACGCCCACCCGATGGATGAGCTGCAACTTCCAATCCGATACGATGGTGACGTTAGTCTGACTTATGACTCGTGGGACACCACCGACTGTCGTACCAATTACTTCGATTATGTCGAGTTGGTTCAATATGCGCCGTCATCCAAGAAGATCGCCTTTCAATTTAAGGCCGGGCGCAACGTGGGGAATCCACCTTTGGCGCCGGGTTATGGTCCGATAATAAACCTGCACTTCAGTGTGGGCGCCGGGTCGGGCGCAAACGTGCTGGACACTGTCACTTTGGGTGGTCGCGAACTGGACCTGGATGCCGGCTATGCGATCTATCAACCGCGCGTGCAGACGGGGATATGGCAGAGTGGTCTGTGCGGCGATATCGACGGCAACGGCACGGTGGGGGATATCGCCGACCTGGTCTATCTGGTCGACTATATGTTCTCAGGCGGGCCGCCTCCACCCAATGTCAATGCAGCCAATGTTGACGGCGACAACGGAATCAATATCGCCGACCTCGTTTACCTGGTCGATTGGATGTTCAACCTCGGGCCGGGACCACTGTGCTGA